A DNA window from Impatiens glandulifera chromosome 7, dImpGla2.1, whole genome shotgun sequence contains the following coding sequences:
- the LOC124944731 gene encoding pleiotropic drug resistance protein 1-like → MKNEKSASCNIGRENDKFFINLKQRIERFGIEIPSVELRFEHLSVDGKAYVGSSGLPTLPNFTINLLLGFLNYLRITPIRKKKFTILHDVSGIIKPGRLTLLLGPPSSGKTTLLQALAGRLDQDLNISGRITYNGHRLDECIPQRTTAYVSEYDVHFGEMTVRETLVFAAKCQGPGIRHEILAELLLREKEDNITTNPNIDLYTKASPVNKEADMIADYIMKILGLEICADMLVGDVMRRGISSGQKKRLTLGEMLVGPAQAFLMDGISTGLDTSTTYQIINSIKKSVETFKGTALLSLLQPAPETYALFDDIILLSDGQIVYQGPCENVLEFFEYMGFKCPKRKDIADFLQEITSRKDQPSYWASKNDPYRFVTAKEFADAFQLFHVGRRLKDELELGFDKAKSHPNTLTKKKYGISNKELFKVLASREYLVMKRNSLIYIFKMVQLIIIALIVMTMFLRTHMPKETILDGGIFLSALFLTIMIMMFNGYIELALSVLKLPVFFKQRNSLFFPAWAYSLPIWIVKFIASFVEVAIWVALTYYPIGMDPDIRRFFKQYLLLVCINQAACGMFMFLAAVGRTMIIVNMIGTFTLLLVIALGGFVVSRVDIPRWWTWAYWLSPMMYGQNAIAVNEFLGKSWSKISPISSETLGVELLKIRGLFPQPYWYWIGVGATFGYAILFNVLCTLALTYLNPYGKQTNLSQGTFDERNANVRGGRLLELSSVRKDVKICSNLGFNQKKERGMILPFQQVHMTFDNISYSVDMPQEMKARGMSEERLEILRGVSGVFRPGVLVAVMGVTGAGKTTLMDVLAGRKTAGYVKGNITISGYPKKQETFARVAGYCEQTDIHSPQVTVYESLLYSSWLRLPSEVDPETRKMFVDEIMELVELRQLRNGLVGLPGVSGLSIEQRKRLTIAVELVANPSIIFMDEPTTGLDARAAAIVMRTVRNTVDTGRTVVCTIHQPSVDVFDTFDELFLLKLGGEEIYFGPLGCHSRELINYFEGIDGVGKIQEGYNPATWMLEVTTTTQEDALGINFEDLYKNSELYKKNKAVIEELSRPAPGSKDLHFGSKYSQSLFTQCIACLWKQHLSYWRNPTYTAMRLYITAVMAVILGTLSYNLGTKRDRIQDIFNSTGSIYVAVIFLGTSNATLVQPVVDTERTVFYRERAAGMYSAFPYAFGQVVIELPHILFQTIVYISIIYPLMGFEWTVWKFFWYIFLIYFNLLSFTFYGMMTVAITPNHNIAAIIASGFFFLWNVFSGFIVPKSRIPIWWRWYYYICPVAWTEYGLVITQYDKDGILEDGIHVKQLLEIYLGYRQDYLPIVASIVFGFSIMFAVIFAFAIKAFNFQKK, encoded by the exons ATGAAGAACGAGAAATCTGCAAGTTGCAATATTGGAAGAGAAAATGACAAGTTCTTTATTAACCTCAAGCAACGGATAGAAAg ATTTGGGATTGAAATACCAAGTGTGGAACTCCGATTTGAGCATTTAAGTGTTGATGGGAAGGCTTATGTTGGGAGCAGTGGCCTGCCCACTCTACCCAATTTTACTATCAATTTATTGCTG GGATTCTTGAATTATCTCCGAATTACTCcgattagaaagaaaaaatttacCATACTTCACGATGTTAGTGGAATCATCAAGCCAGGAAG ATTGACATTACTGTTGGGTCCCCCTAGCTCAGGTAAGACCACATTGCTTCAAGCTTTGGCTGGAAGACTTGATCAAGACTTGAAT ATTTCGGGGAGAATTACATACAATGGTCACAGATTAGACGAATGTATTCCGCAAAGAACTACAGCGTATGTAAGTGAATACGATGTTCATTTTGGAGAAATGACGGTTCGAGAAACTCTCGTTTTTGCAGCAAAATGTCAAGGCCCCGGAATTAGACACG AGATATTAGCGGAACTGTTGCTAAGGGAGAAGGAAGATAACATTACAACTAATCCAAATATTGATCTTTACACCAAG GCTTCACCGGTTAATAAAGAGGCCGATATGATTGCTGATTATATTATGAAG ATTTTGGGACTGGAGATATGTGCTGATATGTTGGTAGGTGATGTTATGAGAAGAGGAATTTCCAGTGGCCAAAAGAAAAGACTTACTTTAG GTGAGATGCTAGTTGGTCCAGCTCAAGCATTTTTGATGGATGGAATCTCGACCGGATTAGATACTTCCACAACTTATCAAATCAtcaattctataaaaaaatccGTAGAGACCTTCAAAGGGACTGCCCTTCTTTCTCTTCTCCAACCAGCACCGGAAACTTATGCCTTGTTTGACGACATAATACTTCTCTCCGACGGTCAAATTGTTTATCAGGGTCCTTGCGAGAATGTCCTCGAGTTTTTTGAATACATGGGGTTCAAATGTCCCAAAAGAAAAGATATCGCAGACTTCTTACAAGAGATAACATCGCGAAAAGACCAACCATCGTATTGGGCGAGTAAGAATGATCCATATAGATTTGTCACGGCAAAAGAATTTGCAGACGCGTTTCAATTGTTTCACGTTGGTCGGAGACTAAAGGATGAGCTTGAGCTTGGGTTCGATAAGGCCAAGAGTCACCCAAACACtctaacaaagaaaaaatatggAATTAGTAACAAGGAACTCTTCAAAGTTCTTGCATCAAGAGAATACTTAGTCATGAAGAGAAACTCGCTCATTTACATATTCAAGATGGTTCAG cttATCATTATAGCATTGATCGTCATGACAATGTTTCTACGAACTCATATGCCAAAGGAAACTATACTAGATGGTGGTATCTTCTTGAGTGCTCTATTCTTGACCATAATGATAATGATGTTTAATGGTTACATTGAACTCGCGTTAAGCGTTTTGAAGCTTCCGGTGTTCTTCAAACAAAGGAACTCGTTATTCTTCCCGGCTTGGGCTTACTCATTACCGATATGGATTGTCAAATTTATAGCCAGTTTCGTAGAAGTCGCCATTTGGGTTGCCTTGACTTATTATCCTATTGGAATGGATCCAGATATCAGAAG GTTCTTCAAGCAGTACTTGCTTCTTGTATGTATTAATCAGGCGGCATGTGGAATGTTCATGTTCTTGGCCGCGGTTGGAAGGACGATGATCATTGTAAACATGATCGGAACATTTACGTTGCTTTTGGTAATCGCCCTAGGAGGTTTCGTGGTGTCACGAG TTGACATTCCAAGGTGGTGGACATGGGCTTATTGGTTATCACCTATGATGTATGGTCAAAATGCCATAGCAGTAAATGAGTTCCTTGGCAAGAGCTGGAGCaaa ATTTCTCCTATTTCTTCGGAAACGTTGGGGGTTGAATTGTTAAAGATTCGCGGGTTATTTCCCCAACCCTACTGGTATTGGATCGGCGTAGGAGCTACATTTGGATACGCAATTCTATTCAATGTTCTTTGCACTTTGGCTCTAACTTACTTGAATC CTTATGGTAAGCAGACAAATTTATCTCAAGGGACATTCGACGAAAGAAACGCTAACGTTCGAGGAGGACGTCTCCTTGAGTTATCGTCCGTTAGAAAGGACGTCAAGATATGTAGCAACCTCGGTTTTAACCAGAAAAAAGAACGAGGAATGATTCTCCCATTTCAACAAGTTCACATGACATTCGATAATATAAGTTATTCTGTTGATATGCCGCAG GAAATGAAAGCGCGCGGAATGTCGGAAGAACGGTTGGAAATTTTGAGAGGAGTAAGTGGTGTATTTAGGCCGGGAGTCCTTGTGGCGGTTATGGGCGTAACGGGAGCCGGGAAAACTACCCTTATGGATGTTTTAGCGGGTAGAAAAACAGCGGGTTATGTCAAGGGAAATATAACGATATCGGGTTACCCAAAAAAGCAAGAAACCTTTGCTCGAGTTGCGGGATATTGTGAGCAAACCGATATTCATTCGCCTCAAGTGACGGTTTACGAGTCCTTACTCTATTCCTCATGGCTTCGGTTACCTTCCGAAGTCGACCCGGAGACCCGAAAG atgTTTGTAGACGAGATTATGGAGCTTGTAGAGCTAAGACAACTAAGAAACGGGCTCGTGGGGTTACCCGGTGTAAGTGGTCTTTCGATTGAGCAACGGAAAAGGCTTACCATTGCGGTCGAGCTTGTGGCGAACCCTTCCATTATATTCATGGATGAGCCAACCACGGGGCTTGATGCTAGGGCGGCTGCAATTGTTATGAGAACCGTAAGGAACACTGTGGATACGGGACGAACCGTGGTTTGCACCATTCACCAGCCAAGCGTTGATGTCTTTGATACTTTCGATGAg ttgtttttattgaaattagGCGGAGAAGAGATATATTTTGGTCCGCTAGGTTGTCATTCACGAGAATTGATCAACTACTTCGAGGGGATTGATGGAGTTGGAAAAATTCAAGAAGGGTACAATCCCGCAACTTGGATGCTAGAAGTGACTACCACGACGCAAGAAGATGCACTCGGGATTAATTTTGAGGATTTATACAAGAACTCGGAATTATACAA GAAAAACAAAGCAGTTATAGAGGAACTAAGTAGGCCAGCTCCGGGATCAAAAGACCTACATTTCGGGTCCAAATATTCACAATCGTTGTTTACGCAATGCATAGCTTGCCTATGGAAGCAACATTTATCGTATTGGCGAAACCCGACATATACCGCGATGCGTCTATACATAACTGCTGTGATGGCAGTTATTTTGGGAACATTGAGCTATAACTTGGGAACTAAAAG AGACAGGATACAAGATATCTTTAATTCAACCGGTTCAATCTACGTCGCTGTTATATTTCTTGGCACGAGTAATGCCACGTTAGTGCAGCCCGTCGTCGACACCGAAAGAACCGTCTTTTATAGAGAAAGAGCAGCTGGAATGTATTCAGCTTTTCCTTATGCCTTTGGACAG GTTGTCATTGAACTTCCTCACATTCTATTTCAAACTATAGTATATATATCGATAATTTACCCGTTGATGGGGTTCGAATGGACTGTTTGGAAGTTCTTTTGGTATATATTCTTGATTTACTTTAACTTACTTTCATTCACATTCTACGGGATGATGACCGTTGCAATCACTCCTAACCATAACATCGCGGCCATTATTGCGTCTGGATTCTTCTTCCTATGGAATGTCTTCTCTGGCTTCATCGTTCCTAAATCC AGGATTCCAATATGGTGGAGGTGGTACTATTACATATGCCCCGTGGCGTGGACCGAATACGGACTTGTCATAACGCAATACGATAAAGATGGTATTTTGGAGGACGGTATTCATGTGAAACAATTGTTGGAGATTTACTTGGGATATAGACAAGATTATCTTCCCATTGTTGCTTCTATTGTCTTTGGATTTAGTATCATGTTTGCTGTCATATTTGCCTTTGCTATTAAAGCTTtcaatttccaaaaaaaataa